In Levilactobacillus brevis, a single genomic region encodes these proteins:
- a CDS encoding serine hydrolase → MLAPGTAQAATKTVSKVPARAAYVMDANSGQVLYQQNADKRYPIASLSKLLTVYLTVKAINDGKLSWDDEVTMPQNLIKLSHSYAYSSLRMKSGETFTVRQLVAAAMIASSNSAATELGEVVAGSNAKFIALMNQQSEDWGLEAHFISSSGLDNSDLKDYDLVLPDTGKNEQNLVSAKAITKVAQQLLKADPQITDIASKTEDKINGTAIYNENSCLPGKSQYKKESGIDGLKTGYTENAKLCFTATYTVNGQRMVATILGGDTTFSAMNKLIKQLKQVYSLETTPLTTQRISLSNGLATKVMATPTTSQAGVWYQDKTANLTTKVETKLTPTQLSTGTVDAGDPVAQATVTDTQTGAKQQVTYRAQQTTTLFAERAVFAAKNNVDQLMAVLRQPLNSLF, encoded by the coding sequence ATGCTCGCACCGGGAACGGCCCAGGCGGCGACAAAGACCGTCAGTAAGGTGCCGGCTCGGGCGGCGTACGTCATGGATGCCAACAGTGGTCAGGTCCTTTACCAACAAAACGCGGATAAACGATACCCAATTGCCTCATTATCCAAACTATTAACGGTTTACCTCACCGTCAAAGCGATTAACGACGGGAAACTTAGTTGGGATGACGAGGTGACCATGCCACAAAACCTTATTAAATTAAGCCATAGCTATGCGTATTCGTCGCTACGTATGAAGTCCGGCGAGACGTTTACTGTCCGCCAATTGGTTGCGGCAGCGATGATTGCGTCGTCTAATAGTGCCGCAACGGAACTGGGAGAAGTGGTCGCCGGTAGTAATGCCAAGTTTATCGCGCTGATGAATCAACAGAGCGAGGACTGGGGGTTGGAGGCGCATTTCATTAGTTCGTCGGGTCTGGACAACTCTGACCTGAAGGACTATGACCTCGTGTTACCCGATACGGGCAAGAATGAACAAAATCTAGTCTCGGCTAAGGCCATCACCAAGGTGGCCCAGCAACTGCTCAAGGCCGATCCACAGATTACGGACATCGCCAGCAAGACGGAAGATAAGATTAACGGGACGGCTATTTATAATGAAAATAGTTGTCTGCCGGGTAAGTCCCAATATAAGAAGGAAAGTGGCATCGATGGGCTCAAGACTGGCTACACCGAGAATGCCAAGCTGTGCTTCACGGCAACTTATACGGTTAATGGGCAACGCATGGTGGCCACTATCCTAGGTGGGGATACCACGTTTTCCGCCATGAACAAGTTGATTAAGCAATTGAAGCAAGTGTATAGTTTGGAGACGACGCCCTTAACGACTCAACGGATCTCGCTATCGAATGGGCTGGCTACCAAGGTCATGGCAACGCCGACAACTTCTCAGGCAGGGGTCTGGTATCAGGATAAGACGGCTAATTTAACCACGAAGGTGGAGACTAAATTAACGCCGACACAGTTAAGCACGGGGACGGTCGATGCGGGTGATCCGGTAGCCCAAGCAACGGTCACCGATACGCAGACGGGCGCTAAGCAACAGGTAACGTACCGTGCTCAGCAGACGACTACCTTATTTGCGGAACGGGCCGTCTTTGCGGCGAAAAATAACGTTGACCAGTTAATGGCCGTGTTGCGGCAGCCACTGAATAGTTTGTTTTAG
- a CDS encoding CopY/TcrY family copper transport repressor, with protein MPTTEITETITDAEWCVMRIVWTLGQADSHTIIDLVSQQHDWKAATIKTLIGRLVKKGALETTKNGRQFIYTPLIPEQTAMDTALSGQLEQMCAMCRGKAFVHAIDQTELSQADIQELITHLQTKLATAPATIACDCLPDGYEGSC; from the coding sequence GTGCCAACGACTGAAATTACTGAAACCATTACCGACGCCGAGTGGTGTGTGATGCGGATTGTCTGGACCCTTGGACAAGCCGATAGCCACACGATCATCGACTTGGTCAGCCAGCAACATGATTGGAAGGCTGCTACCATTAAAACCTTGATCGGGCGATTGGTCAAGAAGGGCGCGCTAGAGACGACGAAAAACGGCCGTCAGTTTATTTACACACCGCTCATTCCTGAGCAAACCGCGATGGACACTGCACTCTCTGGTCAGCTCGAGCAGATGTGTGCGATGTGCCGAGGCAAAGCCTTTGTCCACGCCATCGACCAAACCGAACTGAGTCAAGCCGATATTCAAGAATTGATTACACATTTACAAACGAAGTTAGCTACGGCACCAGCCACCATCGCGTGCGACTGCCTACCGGACGGCTATGAAGGGAGTTGCTAG
- a CDS encoding ABC transporter ATP-binding protein: protein MAYIEVIKETRQFTQGDQITVANRDISFSVEQGEIVTILGPSGAGKSTLLNILGGMDSPTSGQVLIDGQDIAQLNTKQLTTYRRQDVGFVFQFYNLVPNLTARENVELASQITADAHDVNETLGLVGLTDRAANFPAQLSGGEQQRVAIARAIAKNPKLLLCDEPTGALDYQTGKQVLQVIQDGAQRTNMTVIIVTHNSAIAKMGDQVIHISDAQVQSARHNPHPTPVAEIEW, encoded by the coding sequence ATGGCTTACATAGAAGTTATCAAGGAAACCCGCCAATTTACCCAGGGTGACCAAATTACCGTTGCCAATCGAGACATTTCTTTTAGCGTGGAACAAGGCGAGATTGTCACCATCCTTGGTCCCAGTGGCGCCGGCAAATCCACACTACTCAACATTCTCGGAGGCATGGACAGCCCCACTAGCGGACAGGTTCTGATCGACGGCCAAGATATTGCCCAATTGAATACCAAGCAGTTAACCACCTACCGCCGTCAGGATGTCGGCTTCGTCTTTCAATTTTACAACCTCGTCCCCAACCTTACCGCCAGAGAAAACGTCGAACTGGCCTCGCAAATTACCGCAGACGCGCACGATGTCAATGAAACCTTGGGGTTAGTTGGCTTGACCGATCGCGCGGCTAACTTTCCCGCCCAACTCTCCGGTGGCGAACAACAGCGGGTCGCCATTGCCCGGGCCATCGCCAAGAACCCTAAGCTCCTGTTGTGCGATGAACCCACGGGTGCTCTGGATTATCAAACCGGAAAACAGGTTCTGCAGGTCATCCAAGACGGGGCCCAGCGAACCAATATGACCGTGATTATTGTTACCCACAACAGCGCCATTGCCAAAATGGGCGACCAAGTCATTCACATCAGCGATGCTCAGGTTCAATCGGCACGACACAATCCGCATCCCACGCCGGTTGCCGAGATTGAATGGTAG
- a CDS encoding IS30 family transposase, with the protein MREVFVLTQQQLTTNRQKGHHLTQIERGMIASLHSEGHSARQIASIIGVSHQTINNELSRGTIKQVKKINGEKHYLKVYCPEAAQARYEENRSNSRRPLKFKQVTDFLAYFDDKFHTEHWSPDATVGYAKKHRLFSPHKMICAKTLYNYIDAQLLEIRNIDLVEKVRRRMAHHKTTKVKRLAGSKSIDERPKKVNNRHEFGHFEIDTVVGERNGSQSVLLTFTERKTRFEIVCLIEGKDADSVSYALRNIVNQYGDIIKTVTADNGTEFTTLETALNGIADTYFAHPYTSSERGTNEVHNRMLRRYFPKGQSLDIATPSQVQIAQSHLNNLPRRILKFKTPAEAFEREVKRARKAHTA; encoded by the coding sequence ATGAGAGAGGTTTTCGTCTTGACGCAACAACAGCTTACCACAAATCGTCAAAAGGGTCACCACTTAACTCAAATTGAACGTGGAATGATTGCTTCTCTACACTCCGAAGGCCATTCTGCACGCCAGATTGCATCTATTATCGGTGTTAGTCATCAAACCATTAATAATGAGCTTTCTCGTGGCACTATTAAGCAGGTTAAGAAGATTAACGGAGAGAAGCACTACCTTAAGGTTTATTGTCCTGAAGCAGCTCAGGCTCGCTATGAGGAGAACCGGTCCAATAGTAGACGTCCATTAAAGTTTAAGCAAGTCACCGACTTCCTAGCCTACTTTGATGACAAGTTTCACACGGAGCACTGGTCACCCGACGCAACGGTAGGATATGCTAAAAAGCACCGTTTATTTTCACCTCATAAGATGATTTGTGCGAAGACACTGTACAACTATATTGATGCACAATTATTGGAGATCCGCAATATCGATCTTGTGGAGAAAGTAAGACGCCGAATGGCTCATCATAAAACAACGAAAGTTAAACGGCTGGCCGGTTCTAAAAGTATTGATGAACGCCCCAAGAAGGTCAATAACCGTCATGAGTTTGGACATTTTGAAATTGATACCGTTGTTGGTGAGCGTAATGGTAGCCAGAGCGTCTTGTTGACTTTCACAGAGCGTAAAACACGCTTTGAAATAGTCTGCTTGATTGAGGGTAAAGACGCAGATTCAGTATCGTATGCATTGCGAAATATTGTTAATCAATATGGTGATATTATCAAGACCGTGACGGCAGATAATGGTACTGAGTTTACGACCTTAGAGACTGCACTGAATGGCATAGCTGACACTTATTTTGCCCACCCGTACACATCTTCAGAACGAGGCACTAATGAAGTTCATAATCGGATGCTTCGTCGCTATTTTCCCAAGGGGCAATCACTCGACATTGCCACTCCAAGCCAAGTTCAGATTGCTCAATCGCATCTGAACAACCTGCCTCGGCGAATTTTAAAGTTCAAAACACCAGCCGAAGCTTTTGAAAGAGAAGTCAAGCGTGCTCGCAAGGCTCATACTGCTTAG
- a CDS encoding glycoside-pentoside-hexuronide (GPH):cation symporter, which yields MDKTQKTITIDAQPFNIKDRIGYMFGDIGNNFSFNVINSFLMIFYTNVLGLTGAQVGILFLTARFVDAFADIMVGRFVDNSKLHKSGRFQPWMNRMKYPLMIAFILTFVPIVKDWAMPARLAYVFITYLSWGIFYSSVNIPYGSMASAISGDPNDKTSLSTFRAIGSAVGSALTSYVLPLIIYVGASQKISGSRFFWVVVGCAIIAWACYTLTTALTTERVRTEKSEKVPLSRLVKGLFENKALVVLVLVDILIVINQNLSGTLLTYLFNDYFKDTKALSIALVFNFATVILLAPFSNWMTRTFGRKECSIVALFIGAAIYGILMVTRTQSAGFYLVMLFFGSLGAGVFNLMVWAFITDVIDNHEVLTGVREDGVVYGVNSFARKVAQAIAGGFGGFMLTFIGYKSSTGGGAEQTTTVVNHIYTLATGVPTFCLLLAGLVLLFFYPLSKKRVNANAAKLAEIHSENAEEEEEAK from the coding sequence TTGGATAAAACACAAAAAACCATTACCATCGACGCGCAGCCTTTTAATATAAAAGACCGTATCGGTTATATGTTTGGTGATATTGGGAATAACTTCTCATTCAACGTTATCAACTCGTTCTTAATGATTTTCTACACCAACGTCCTGGGGTTAACCGGGGCTCAAGTTGGGATTTTGTTCTTAACCGCTCGGTTCGTTGATGCTTTTGCGGATATTATGGTTGGTCGGTTTGTCGATAATAGTAAGTTACATAAGAGTGGGCGATTCCAACCTTGGATGAACCGGATGAAGTACCCACTGATGATCGCCTTTATTTTGACATTCGTGCCAATTGTTAAAGACTGGGCAATGCCAGCTCGGTTGGCTTACGTCTTCATCACGTACTTATCATGGGGGATCTTCTACTCCTCCGTTAACATCCCTTATGGGTCTATGGCTTCTGCCATTAGTGGTGACCCTAACGACAAAACTTCATTGTCCACTTTCCGGGCAATTGGTTCTGCCGTCGGGAGTGCATTGACGAGTTACGTTTTGCCATTAATCATTTATGTAGGCGCTTCCCAAAAGATTTCTGGGAGCCGTTTCTTCTGGGTTGTTGTTGGCTGTGCCATCATCGCCTGGGCTTGCTACACGTTAACGACAGCCTTGACTACTGAACGTGTGCGGACTGAAAAGTCTGAAAAGGTGCCATTATCACGCTTGGTCAAAGGTTTGTTTGAAAACAAGGCCTTAGTTGTCTTGGTTCTGGTTGATATCTTAATCGTTATCAACCAAAACTTATCCGGGACGTTATTAACGTACCTGTTCAACGATTACTTCAAGGATACTAAAGCCTTAAGTATTGCGTTGGTCTTCAACTTTGCGACGGTTATTCTGTTGGCCCCATTCAGTAACTGGATGACGCGGACGTTTGGTCGTAAGGAATGTTCTATCGTGGCCTTATTCATTGGTGCCGCTATCTACGGAATCTTAATGGTTACGCGGACACAAAGCGCCGGCTTCTACCTGGTTATGTTGTTCTTCGGTTCCTTAGGTGCCGGGGTCTTCAACCTGATGGTCTGGGCCTTCATCACCGATGTTATTGATAATCACGAAGTCTTAACGGGTGTTCGTGAAGATGGGGTTGTTTACGGAGTTAACTCATTTGCTCGTAAGGTAGCCCAAGCGATCGCCGGTGGTTTCGGTGGATTTATGTTGACCTTTATTGGTTACAAGTCTTCAACTGGTGGTGGTGCTGAACAGACCACGACCGTTGTTAATCACATTTACACCTTGGCAACTGGTGTGCCAACCTTCTGCCTGTTATTAGCTGGTTTGGTCTTACTGTTCTTCTACCCATTGAGTAAGAAGCGCGTTAACGCCAACGCTGCTAAGTTAGCTGAAATTCACTCTGAAAACGCTGAAGAGGAAGAAGAAGCTAAGTAA
- a CDS encoding copper-translocating P-type ATPase translates to MKTSERHLGMTHMNMQHDMKGMDHHQMNMDEHNDMDHMNMDHMDMSHMDMSDMDMDMGDGHMMHMGNLKRKFWVSLILTIPVILMSPMMGMTLPFQLVFPGSDWIVAILGTILFFYGGAPFFSGAKAELQMKQPAMMTLIAMGIGVAYVYSIYAVIANNLFHVTPMVNNFFWELSTLIVIMLLGHWIEMNTVMNAGSAVDALGKLLPQEAHVVDEQGNLTDVKLSDLQVGQTVSIRAGEQIPADATILTGHSEVNESLVTGESKAVHKTIGDAVIGGAVNGDGTITAKVTGTGDSGYLAQVMALIKDAKNAKSKSENLADRVAGWLFYAALFAGILAFIIWLTVANLAVALPVAVAVFVIACPHALGLAVPLVVSRSTALAAQNGLLIRNRTAMEQVNQLKYALMDKTGTLTRGEFKVNHLISLDDAHTDDDILTLMASLEAGSSHPLATGILTAAKAKQLTPDAATDTHQETGLGQFGTIAGITYGVVSVNYLEQKQLAYDHDQFTALAGEGNSISYLVAGDQVLGLVAQGDQIKPAAAKLVASLKNQGITPVMLTGDNQETAAKVAAAVGIDDVQARLLPEDKERLVQQYQAQGKVLFIGDGVNDAPSLARADIGMAIGSGTDVAIESADIILVSSDPADVIQFLDLARATHRKMTENLWWGAGYNLIAIPLAAGVLAPIGFMLDPMVGAIVMSLSTIIVAINAMTLKIKDVA, encoded by the coding sequence ATGAAAACATCTGAACGTCATCTGGGCATGACCCACATGAACATGCAGCACGATATGAAGGGGATGGACCACCATCAAATGAACATGGATGAACACAATGACATGGACCATATGAACATGGACCATATGGATATGAGTCACATGGACATGAGCGATATGGATATGGACATGGGCGACGGGCACATGATGCACATGGGCAACCTTAAGCGTAAGTTCTGGGTTTCCTTGATTCTCACCATCCCCGTGATTTTGATGTCGCCCATGATGGGCATGACGCTGCCCTTCCAATTGGTCTTTCCTGGGAGCGACTGGATCGTTGCCATCCTCGGTACGATCCTGTTCTTCTACGGAGGCGCCCCCTTCTTCAGTGGCGCCAAGGCCGAACTACAGATGAAGCAACCGGCGATGATGACCCTGATTGCCATGGGGATCGGCGTGGCTTACGTCTACAGCATCTACGCCGTGATTGCCAACAACCTCTTTCACGTCACCCCGATGGTCAACAACTTCTTCTGGGAGTTATCGACATTGATTGTGATCATGTTGCTGGGCCACTGGATTGAAATGAATACGGTCATGAACGCCGGCTCCGCAGTGGACGCTCTGGGAAAGTTGTTACCCCAAGAAGCCCACGTGGTCGATGAACAAGGCAACCTTACCGATGTGAAATTAAGCGACTTGCAGGTTGGCCAAACCGTTTCCATTCGTGCCGGCGAACAGATTCCCGCCGACGCCACGATTCTCACCGGTCATTCTGAAGTTAACGAATCTCTCGTGACGGGTGAATCCAAAGCCGTTCACAAGACTATCGGTGATGCTGTCATCGGTGGGGCCGTTAACGGGGATGGCACCATTACCGCGAAGGTCACAGGAACCGGAGACTCTGGGTATTTGGCTCAGGTCATGGCCCTGATTAAGGACGCTAAAAATGCCAAGTCCAAATCAGAAAATCTAGCCGATCGGGTCGCTGGTTGGCTATTCTACGCCGCTTTATTTGCCGGCATCTTAGCCTTCATCATCTGGTTAACCGTGGCGAACTTAGCCGTGGCCCTGCCCGTCGCCGTCGCCGTCTTCGTCATCGCCTGCCCCCACGCACTGGGATTGGCTGTTCCACTGGTCGTCTCCCGGAGCACGGCATTGGCCGCTCAGAACGGCCTACTGATTCGTAACCGGACCGCAATGGAACAGGTTAATCAGTTGAAATACGCCCTGATGGACAAGACCGGGACGTTAACCCGTGGCGAATTCAAGGTTAACCATCTGATTAGCTTAGATGATGCCCACACCGACGATGACATTCTCACCCTCATGGCCAGCCTGGAAGCTGGGTCCAGTCACCCGCTAGCCACTGGAATCTTAACCGCAGCGAAGGCTAAGCAGTTAACGCCTGACGCTGCGACCGACACGCATCAAGAGACCGGCCTGGGTCAATTTGGTACGATTGCCGGCATCACGTACGGCGTGGTCTCGGTCAACTATTTGGAACAAAAGCAACTGGCCTACGATCACGATCAGTTCACGGCGTTGGCTGGCGAAGGTAACTCCATCAGCTACTTAGTCGCTGGTGACCAAGTTCTCGGGTTGGTCGCTCAAGGCGATCAAATCAAGCCCGCCGCAGCCAAGCTCGTGGCTTCCCTGAAGAACCAAGGCATCACGCCAGTCATGTTGACGGGAGATAATCAGGAAACGGCAGCCAAGGTTGCCGCAGCCGTGGGCATTGACGATGTGCAGGCTCGGCTACTCCCCGAAGATAAGGAACGGTTGGTTCAACAATATCAGGCCCAGGGCAAGGTTCTCTTCATCGGTGATGGGGTCAACGATGCGCCTAGTCTGGCCCGCGCCGACATCGGCATGGCGATTGGTTCCGGAACGGACGTGGCGATTGAATCCGCCGACATCATTCTGGTATCCAGCGACCCTGCCGACGTGATCCAGTTCTTGGATTTGGCCCGGGCAACGCACCGCAAGATGACCGAAAACCTCTGGTGGGGAGCTGGTTACAACCTGATTGCCATTCCTTTGGCCGCCGGTGTGCTGGCGCCAATCGGCTTCATGCTTGATCCAATGGTCGGGGCGATTGTGATGTCACTGAGTACCATTATCGTCGCGATTAACGCGATGACGCTGAAGATTAAAGACGTCGCTTAA
- a CDS encoding ABC transporter permease translates to MTASYFKAIFREIRRSKARFLSIMLIIFLGVAFYTGIRATGPDMLQAADDYYAQQKLATNSVQSTAGLTKQDLAVLHRHRNQVAYQAVKYVDINQLNNNQTVRVAEIPDKQRVNRLTMVSGRLPHKANEMVLDQQARTVQPHLKLGSTYRIATTQKLNRTFNRRTFKVVGFVNSPRYIEKTTRGVTTVGKGTLDYFALVKPGTLTQRVASRLDIQFKNLAQVTPYSATYKRLNKTNTTKLKTWFKPRAAQRQAQLKRQATAQLAPKRAQVKQLAQQLPAESPILIGAQKQMRQAQAKIAAIGQPTYLYTGRAANPGYSEYHENTQRVVALSTVFPLFFIAIAALICLTTMTRMVAELRIQMGTLKALGYSNLAIGSEFMIYGGLASLLGTLLGVGFGVNFFPRFIAQAYGSMYNLPAINVQYLWGDIIIALIIALACTMGSAAIVLRVDLHSSPTILMQPKAPKAGKTLWLEHWHGLWRRLSFNHKVTLRNLFRYKQRLLMTVLGIAGCMAMMITGFGLKDSIGDISVKQFNQLWHYDAIVVRNGTQTSAQRRALHRQPLYQDDLVLKQSQVTVERTGVANQTATLSVPQHPRQLKKFVVLRQRQSHRAYSLNNHGAIIDEKLAKLYHVKVGDQLPVKLGNHRAKNVRVTAIAENYVNHFIYMSPHDYHQVFDHKAVYNGNLVQFTHHGKRAQNQFASDLLKTKGMLNVTLLSTEKQNNFQMLDTMDLVVIIFVVAAGALALVVLYNLTNINVSERIRELSTIKVLGFYDREVTMYIFRENLILTVMGILLGCFMGDWLHSYILNTAETDSLMFSPGIHPLSYVYSAALTLAFSLLVMWLMHRKLKRINMLDALKSVD, encoded by the coding sequence ATGACAGCGAGTTATTTTAAAGCCATTTTTCGTGAAATTCGGCGTTCCAAAGCCCGGTTTCTCTCAATCATGCTGATTATTTTTCTCGGCGTGGCCTTCTACACCGGGATTCGGGCCACCGGACCAGACATGTTACAGGCCGCCGATGACTACTACGCCCAACAAAAGCTAGCCACCAATAGTGTGCAGTCCACGGCGGGGCTGACAAAGCAAGATCTAGCCGTCCTTCATCGCCATCGCAATCAGGTAGCCTATCAAGCCGTTAAATACGTGGACATCAATCAACTCAACAACAATCAGACTGTCCGGGTGGCCGAGATACCAGATAAACAGCGGGTCAATCGGCTGACCATGGTCAGTGGTCGCTTACCCCACAAGGCCAATGAAATGGTGCTCGACCAACAAGCACGAACCGTTCAGCCGCACTTGAAGTTGGGATCGACCTACCGGATTGCCACGACCCAGAAACTCAACCGCACCTTCAATCGACGAACATTCAAGGTCGTGGGCTTCGTCAACTCGCCGCGCTACATTGAAAAGACGACCCGTGGTGTGACGACCGTCGGCAAGGGGACGTTGGATTATTTCGCATTGGTTAAACCCGGTACCTTGACGCAACGGGTGGCCAGTCGCCTAGATATTCAATTCAAGAACCTCGCGCAAGTCACCCCCTACTCGGCGACATACAAGCGCCTAAATAAAACCAATACCACCAAGCTCAAGACCTGGTTCAAGCCGCGCGCAGCCCAACGACAGGCCCAGCTCAAGCGCCAGGCGACCGCGCAACTGGCGCCCAAGCGCGCCCAAGTTAAGCAATTGGCGCAACAGCTCCCGGCTGAGTCACCGATTCTGATCGGTGCACAGAAGCAAATGCGCCAGGCCCAAGCTAAGATTGCTGCCATCGGCCAACCAACCTATCTGTACACCGGACGGGCGGCCAATCCCGGCTACAGCGAATACCACGAGAATACACAGCGGGTGGTCGCATTGTCCACGGTCTTTCCCCTCTTCTTCATCGCCATCGCCGCACTGATCTGTCTGACGACCATGACGCGCATGGTCGCCGAGCTACGCATTCAAATGGGGACACTCAAAGCTCTCGGCTACAGCAATCTCGCCATCGGCAGTGAGTTTATGATTTACGGTGGTCTTGCGAGTTTGCTGGGAACCTTACTAGGCGTCGGCTTTGGTGTCAACTTTTTCCCTCGATTCATCGCCCAAGCCTATGGGAGTATGTACAACCTCCCCGCCATCAACGTTCAGTATCTCTGGGGCGATATTATCATTGCCCTCATCATCGCGTTAGCCTGCACCATGGGAAGCGCGGCCATCGTCTTGCGAGTTGACCTGCACAGTAGTCCCACTATCTTAATGCAGCCCAAGGCCCCCAAGGCCGGCAAAACACTGTGGCTCGAACACTGGCACGGTCTCTGGCGGCGGTTAAGCTTCAACCACAAGGTGACGTTGCGAAATCTCTTTCGTTATAAGCAACGCCTGTTGATGACCGTCCTCGGAATTGCCGGTTGTATGGCCATGATGATCACCGGCTTTGGCCTCAAGGATTCCATCGGTGATATCAGCGTCAAACAGTTCAATCAACTCTGGCATTACGACGCAATTGTCGTGCGTAATGGCACCCAGACTTCGGCGCAACGACGCGCCCTTCACCGGCAGCCGCTGTATCAGGATGACTTGGTGCTCAAGCAGTCTCAGGTCACTGTTGAACGAACCGGTGTCGCCAACCAAACGGCCACGTTGAGCGTGCCGCAACATCCGCGCCAGCTCAAGAAGTTCGTCGTTCTCCGACAGCGCCAGAGCCACCGAGCCTATTCCCTCAACAATCACGGCGCGATTATCGATGAAAAATTAGCCAAGTTGTACCACGTTAAGGTGGGGGATCAGTTACCCGTGAAACTCGGCAATCACCGGGCCAAAAACGTTCGCGTGACTGCGATTGCGGAGAACTACGTCAATCACTTCATCTACATGTCACCACATGACTACCACCAAGTCTTTGACCACAAGGCCGTCTACAACGGCAACTTGGTGCAGTTCACCCATCACGGTAAGCGGGCTCAAAACCAATTTGCCAGTGACTTGCTCAAGACCAAAGGCATGCTGAACGTCACACTGCTCAGTACGGAGAAACAGAACAACTTCCAGATGCTGGATACCATGGACCTGGTCGTCATCATCTTCGTGGTCGCGGCCGGAGCGCTGGCGCTGGTGGTTCTGTACAACCTTACCAACATCAACGTTTCCGAACGAATTCGGGAGCTATCCACCATCAAGGTGCTGGGCTTCTATGATCGCGAAGTGACGATGTACATCTTTAGGGAAAACCTGATTCTGACCGTCATGGGCATTCTGCTCGGCTGCTTCATGGGCGATTGGCTTCACAGCTATATTCTCAATACGGCGGAAACGGATAGCCTGATGTTCTCGCCAGGCATTCACCCGCTCAGCTATGTCTACTCGGCCGCGCTAACGCTGGCTTTCAGCCTACTAGTGATGTGGCTGATGCACCGCAAGCTGAAGCGAATTAATATGCTGGATGCGTTGAAATCGGTGGATTAA